Proteins from one Gasterosteus aculeatus chromosome 11, fGasAcu3.hap1.1, whole genome shotgun sequence genomic window:
- the LOC120827804 gene encoding suppressor of SWI4 1 homolog, with amino-acid sequence MGKSKTKNQKKSRATANHVAEEIFSAVPHSFVFHRGLIGKNVGRLIVDVRRVMEPFTAESLKVRKKNVLKDFVAVAGPLGVTHFMIFSRTPTSVNMRLARLPKGPTLHFKVLKYSLVKDVVSSLKKHRMHEQQFTHHPLLILNNFGSDGMHVKLMSTMFQNMFPSINVHKISLNNIKRCVLLSYNPETEEIEFRHYSMKVVPVGMSRGVKKLMQERFPNMSKFEDISELMIKGANLSESEAEQDGDHNITELPQVYSGRGNMASQQSAVRLTEIGPRMTLQLMKIQEGMGNGNILYHTMISKTEEEIQEILNRKQAQLQEKLGRRKKQEQNIADKQEKRDANKKKSLEGIKRKQAEAEEDSEVEDPGMQDNEVAVVESDDEVEYYRQAVGREPDEDMFPATKRRHGSERTHGPGKKRKMSPGKPFRKDQDGKSPKRNGPGGQRDKMGKGWKKDGEKAFGRDTKPGRKPFGGKKPGERGEKKFGGKKTFDKNKDKSFKSKGSKGKPAFKKKGVRHGSKQRKGKGFTDLGRPSCVAAAIPMAHNFSECEKFQKALLPSMYGVEFVVALVGNLFALWLLAGRERRNWHTGVVLACNLAISDLLYVLTLPLLIAYYSLDKHWVFGDAACKIERFLFTCNLYVSIFFVMAIGVNRCVALKFPFFTRSYLEPIHAKAASVLIWVLVGVISCPVLRWASVCPSQHNNNTLCVSYCDPNPGDKNSHFSYKVFLAVFGCVVPFLVTFSCYFAVISAVWKNSSVTPLEKRKVALLVTSVLVLYAISFVPYHVFQKYHLYLRIHYLKSPVCWVYDMYQVSKGLATLNMCLHPILYMALFDSMRVACCGRSPEDKPDRG; translated from the exons ATGGGAAAATCGAAG ACCAAGAACCAGAAGAAATCTCGAGCCACAGCTAACCATGTGGCCGAGGAGATCTTCTCCGCAGTTCCCCACTCCTTCGTGTTTCATCGGGGTCTGATTGGGAAAAACGTGGGTCGGCTCATCGTGGATGTGCGGAGAGTCATGGAGCCCTTCACCGCGGAGTCTCTGAAG gttcgGAAGAAGAATGTGCTGAAAGACTTTGTAGCTGTTGCAGGACCACTTGGAGTGACCCACTTCATGATCTTCAGCAGGACTCCCACTTCCGTCAACATG AGACTTGCTCGACTTCCCAAAGGTCCCACTCTTCATTTCAAAGTCCTCAAG tacTCTCTTGTAAAAGATGTGGTTTCATCTCTGAAGAAGCACCGGATGCACGAGCAGCAGTTCACACACCATCCGCTACTCATCCTCAATAACTTTGGATCCGACGGCATGCACGTCAAACTCATGTCCACCATGTTTCAGAACATGTTTCCCTCGATTAATGTGCACAAG ATAAGCCTCAATAATATCAAGAGGTGCGTGCTGCTGAGTTACAACCCAGAGACCGAGGAAATTGAATTTCGTCATTA CAGCATGAAGGTCGTCCCTGTGGGAATGAGCCGTGGGGTCAAGAAGCTGATGCAGGAGAGGTTCCCCAACATGAGCAAGTTTGAAGACATCAGTGAGCTGATGATAAA ggGGGCAAACCTCTCAGAAAGTGAAGCAGAGCAAGACGGGGATCACAACATAACGGAACTACCACAGGTCTACTCCGGCCGAGGTAACATGGCGTCCCAGCAGAGCGCCGTCCGTTTGACCGAG ATTGGTCCTCGTATGACGCTGCAGCTGATGAAGATACAGGAAGGCATGGGAAATGGGAACATCCTTTATCACACCATGA TTTCCAAGACGGAGGAGGAAATCCAGGAGATCCTGAACAGGAAGCAGGCTCAGCTCCAAGAGAAGCTCGGACGCCGTAAAAAGCAGGAGCAGAACATCGCTGACAAGCAAGAGAAACGAGACGCCAACAA GAAAAAGAGCCTTGAAGGCATTAAGAGGAAACAAGCTGAGGCTGAAGAGGACAGTGAGGTGGAGGATCCCGGGATGCAGGACAATGAGGTTGCTGTTGTTGAATCTGACGACGAGGTGGAGTACTACAGACAGGCTGTGGGACGGGAGCCAGATGAAG ACATGTTCCCTGCGACCAAGAGGAGGCACGGCTCCGAGCGAACCCACGGACCTggcaagaagaggaagatgtcACCGGGTAAACCATTTAGAAAAGACCAAGACGGCAAATCGCCCAAGAGAAACGGcccaggaggacagagagacaaaatgGGAAAGGGGTGGAAGAAGGACGGGGAGAAAGCATTTGGCCGTGACACGAAGCCCGGCCGAAAGCCTTTCGGAGGAAAGAAACCTGGCGAGCGGGGGGAGAAGAAATTTGGCGGGAAGAAAACGTTTGATAAAAATAAGGACAAATCCTTCAAATCTAAAGGTTCGAAAGGCAAGCCAGCCTTCAAGAAGAAAGGCGTAAGGCACGGCTCTAAACAGAGGAAAGGGAAGGGC TTTACAGATTTAGGACGGCCCAGCTGTGTGGCGGCAGCAATCCCGATGGCGCACAACTTCTCGGAGTGTGAGAAGTTCCAGAAGGCCCTGCTGCCCTCCATGTACGGCGTCGAGTTCGTCGTGGCCCTGGTCGGGAACCTGTTCGCCCTGTGGCTGCTGGCGGGCCGAGAGAGGCGGAACTGGCACACCGGGGTGGTCCTGGCCTGTAACCTGGCCATCAGCGACCTGCTGTATGTGCTGACCCTGCCCCTGCTCATCGCCTACTACTCCCTGGACAAACACTGGGTGTTTGGCGATGCCGCGTGCAAAATCGAGCGGTTCCTCTTCACCTGCAACCTGTACGTGAGCATCTTCTTCGTCATGGCGATCGGTGTGAACCGCTGCGTGGCCCTCAAGTTTCCCTTCTTCACCCGATCTTACTTGGAGCCCATCCACGCCAAGGCCGCCAGTGTCCTCATCTGGGTCCTGGTGGGGGTCATTTCCTGCCCCGTGCTGAGGTGGGCCTCAGTTTGCCCCagccaacacaacaacaacaccctgTGCGTGTCCTACTGCGACCCCAATCCCGGTGACAAAAACTCTCACTTCTCCTACAAAGTGTTCCTGGCTGTGTTTGGTTGTGTAGTTCCCTTCTTGGTTACTTTCTCGTGCTACTTTGCGGTGATTTCGGCGGTGTGGAAAAACAGCTCTGTGACCCCGCTGGAGAAACGTAAGGTGGCCCTGTTGGTCACATCGGTGCTGGTGCTCTACGCCATTTCCTTTGTGCCGTACCACGTCTTCCAGAAGTATCACTTGTACTTGAGAATCCATTATCTGAAGAGCCCCGTCTGTTGGGTGTACGACATGTACCAGGTGTCAAAGGGCCTGGCGACTCTGAACATGTGCCTGCATCCAATCCTCTACATGGCTCTGTTTGACAGCATGAGAGTGGCTTGTTGTGGGCGGAGCCCGGAGGACAAGCCCGACCGGGGCTGA
- the eif3g gene encoding eukaryotic translation initiation factor 3 subunit G, whose translation MPSMEYDDSKPSWADQVEEEVDEGTLPPPKETIKGNIKTIIEYKIDDDGKKFKIIRIFKIETRKASKAVARRKNWKKFGNSEFDAPGPNVATTTVSDDVFMTFISSKEDLNAQDQDEDPMNKLKGQKIVSCRICKGDHWTTRCPYKDTLGPMQKELAEQLGLTTADKDKPAGSAEPEPAQPAQSKTGKYVPPSLRDGSTRRGESMQPNRRGGSDDNATIRVTNLSEDTRETDLQELFRPFGSISRIYLAKDKNTGQSKGFAFISFHRREDAARAITGVSGFGYDHLILNVEWAKPSNN comes from the exons ATGCCGTCGATGGAATACGACGA CTCCAAGCCCAGCTGGGCAGACCAAGtcgaggaggaggtggatgaaG GCACACTACCACCGCCCAAAGAAACCATcaaaggaaatataaaaactATCATTGAATACAAAATAGATGATGACGGAAAGAAGTTCAAG ATTATCCGAATCTTCAAGATCGAGACCAGAAAAGCCTCCAAAGCCGTTGCCAGGAGAAAG AACTGGAAGAAATTTGGCAACTCTGAGTTTGACGCTCCCGGTCCTAATGTGGCCACCACCACAGTCAGTGATGATGTCTTCATGACTTTCATCTCCAGCAAGGAG GACTTGAACGCTCAAGATCAGGATGAAGATCCCATGAACAAACTGAAAGGCCAGAAGATTGTGTCTTGCCGTATTTGTAAAGGCGACCATTGGACCACGCGCTGTCCGTACAAGGACACCCTGGGCCCGATGCAGAAGGAGCTGGCCGAACAGCTCGGCCTCACCACCGCAGACAAGGACAAGCCCGCTGGCTCCG cgGAGCCAGAGCCGGCGCAGCCCGCGCAGAGCAAGACCGGGAAGTACGTGCCCCCGAGCCTGAGGGACGGAAGCACGCGGAGAGGGGAGTCCATGCAGCCCAACCGGAGGGGTGGAT CTGACGACAACGCCACGATCCGTGTGACCAATCTGTCGGAGGACACCCGCGAGACCGACTTGCAGGAGCTCTTCAGGCCATTTGGCTCCATCTCGAGGATTTATCTGGCCAAGGACAAGAACACCGGACAGTCCAAG GGTTTTGCTTTCATCAGCTTCCACCGCCGGGAGGATGCAGCCAGAGCCATCACTGGAGTGTCAGGATTCGGATACGATCATCTTATTCTCAACGTTGAATGGGCCAA ACCGTCAAACAACTGA